From one Rhineura floridana isolate rRhiFlo1 chromosome 4, rRhiFlo1.hap2, whole genome shotgun sequence genomic stretch:
- the KLC4 gene encoding kinesin light chain 4 isoform X4 yields MTMSTMVYPREEKMDKLSQEEIISNTKLVMQGLEALKNEHNSILHSLLETIKCLKKDEEANLVHEKANLLRKSVEMIELGLGEAQVMMALSNHLNAVESEKQKLRAQVRRLCQENQWLRDELANTQQKLQRSEQTVAQLEEEKKHLEFMNQLKKYDEDVSPSEEKEGDSTKDSLDDLFPNEEEDQGQELPHPHSSAAAAAQQGGYEIPARLRTLHNLVIQYASQGRYEVAVPLCKQALEDLEKTSGHDHPDVATMLNILALVYRDQNKYKEAAHLLNDALSIREKTLGKDHPAVAATLNNLAVLYGKRGKYKEAEPLCKRALEIREKVLGKDHPDVAKQLNNLALLCQNQGKYEEVEYYYCRALQIYESRLGPDDPNVAKTKNNLASCYLKQAKYKDAEVLYKEILTRAHVKEFGSVDDEHKPIWMHAEEREEMSKSTHRESTPYAEYGGWYKACKVSSPTVNTTLRNLGALYRRQGKLEAAETLEECAMRSRRQGIDPINQTKVVEILKEGDGSERRRSRDSLGGSVKYESATDGSEEVSMGVEWNGMFKGTEQLA; encoded by the exons ATGACTATGTCCACAATGGTATATCCCAGAGAGGAGAAAATGGACAAGCTAAGCCAAGAGGAGATCATCTCAAACACCAAGCTTGTGATGCAGGGGCTAGAGGCCCTAAAGAATGAGCATAACTCAATCCTGCACAGCCTGCTGGAGACCATCAAGTGTCTGAAGAAGGATGAGGAAGCCAATCTAGTGCACGAGAAAGCCAACCTGCTGCGCAAATCTGTAGAGATGATTGAGCTGGGGCTTGGAGAGGCTCAG GTGATGATGGCTTTATCAAACCACCTGAATGCAGTGGAGTCTGAGAAGCAGAAATTGCGGGCCCAGGTGCGCAGGCTGTGCCAGGAGAACCAGTGGCTGCGGGACGAGCTGGCAAAcacccagcagaagctgcagCGCAGCGAGCAAACGGTGGCACAACTTGAGGAGGAAAAGAAGCATCTGGAGTTTATGAACCAGCTGAAGAAGTACGATGAGGACGTGTCCCCGTCG gaggagaaagaaggtgACTCCACCAAAGATTCCTTGGATGACTTGTTTCCAAATGAGGAAGAGGACCAGGGTCAAGAGT TGCCTCATCCacacagcagcgcagcagcagctgcccagcAAGGTGGCTACGAGATCCCGGCGCGCCTGCGCACGCTCCATAACCTGGTGATCCAGTATGCTTCCCAGGGACGCTATGAGGTGGCCGTACCTCTCTGCAAACAGGCGCTGGAGGACTTGGAGAAGACGTCGGGCCACGATCATCCGGATGTAGCCACCATGCTCAACATCTTGGCCTTAGTATATAG GGATCAGAACAAATACAAGGAGGCAGCTCACCTTCTGAACGATGCACTGTCCATTAGGGAGAAGACACTTGGCAAGGACCATCCTGCC GTTGCAGCAACCCTGAATAACCTGGCTGTTCTCTATGGCAAAAGAGGGAAATACAAGGAGGCAGAACCATTATGCAAGCGAGCACTGGAAATCCGGGAAAAGGTac TAGGCAAAGATCACCCGGATGTGGCCAAGCAGTTAAATAACTTGGCTTTACTATGCCAGAATCAGGGCAAATATGAAGAGGTAGAATATTATTACTGCCGGGCACTGCAGATCTACGAGTCTCGCCTGGGGCCTGATGACCCAAATGTGGCTAAAACAAAGAACAATCTG GCCTCCTGTTACCTGAAGCAAGCCAAATATAAGGACGCAGAAGTTCTCTACAAGGAGATCCTCACCCGTGCCCATGTGAAGGAATTCGGCTCTGTGGATG ATGAACACAAGCCTATATGGATGCATGCAGAAGAAAGGGAGGAGATGAGCAAG AGCACGCACAGAGAAAGCACCCCATATGCAGAGTATGGCGGCTGGTACAAGGCATGCAAGGTCAGCAG CCCCACAGTGAACACCACCCTGCGGAACCTGGGTGCACTCTACAGGCGTCAGGGCAAACTGGAGGCTGCAGAAACTTTGGAAGAGTGTGCAATGCGGTCCAGGAGACAG GGCATTGACCCCATTAACCAGACCAAGGTGGTAGAGATTCTGAAAGAGGGCGACGGCTCTGAGAGGCGGAGGAGCCGAGACAGCCTGGGGGGCAGCGTCAAATATGAGAGCGCCACAGATGGTAGCGAGGAAGTGAGTATGGGCGTAGAATGGAATGGG
- the KLC4 gene encoding kinesin light chain 4 isoform X6 — MTMSTMVYPREEKMDKLSQEEIISNTKLVMQGLEALKNEHNSILHSLLETIKCLKKDEEANLVHEKANLLRKSVEMIELGLGEAQVMMALSNHLNAVESEKQKLRAQVRRLCQENQWLRDELANTQQKLQRSEQTVAQLEEEKKHLEFMNQLKKYDEDVSPSEEKEGDSTKDSLDDLFPNEEEDQGQELPHPHSSAAAAAQQGGYEIPARLRTLHNLVIQYASQGRYEVAVPLCKQALEDLEKTSGHDHPDVATMLNILALVYRDQNKYKEAAHLLNDALSIREKTLGKDHPAVAATLNNLAVLYGKRGKYKEAEPLCKRALEIREKVLGKDHPDVAKQLNNLALLCQNQGKYEEVEYYYCRALQIYESRLGPDDPNVAKTKNNLASCYLKQAKYKDAEVLYKEILTRAHVKEFGSVDDEHKPIWMHAEEREEMSKSTHRESTPYAEYGGWYKACKVSSPTVNTTLRNLGALYRRQGKLEAAETLEECAMRSRRQGIDPINQTKVVEILKEGDGSERRRSRDSLGGSVKYESATDGSEEMFKGTEQLA, encoded by the exons ATGACTATGTCCACAATGGTATATCCCAGAGAGGAGAAAATGGACAAGCTAAGCCAAGAGGAGATCATCTCAAACACCAAGCTTGTGATGCAGGGGCTAGAGGCCCTAAAGAATGAGCATAACTCAATCCTGCACAGCCTGCTGGAGACCATCAAGTGTCTGAAGAAGGATGAGGAAGCCAATCTAGTGCACGAGAAAGCCAACCTGCTGCGCAAATCTGTAGAGATGATTGAGCTGGGGCTTGGAGAGGCTCAG GTGATGATGGCTTTATCAAACCACCTGAATGCAGTGGAGTCTGAGAAGCAGAAATTGCGGGCCCAGGTGCGCAGGCTGTGCCAGGAGAACCAGTGGCTGCGGGACGAGCTGGCAAAcacccagcagaagctgcagCGCAGCGAGCAAACGGTGGCACAACTTGAGGAGGAAAAGAAGCATCTGGAGTTTATGAACCAGCTGAAGAAGTACGATGAGGACGTGTCCCCGTCG gaggagaaagaaggtgACTCCACCAAAGATTCCTTGGATGACTTGTTTCCAAATGAGGAAGAGGACCAGGGTCAAGAGT TGCCTCATCCacacagcagcgcagcagcagctgcccagcAAGGTGGCTACGAGATCCCGGCGCGCCTGCGCACGCTCCATAACCTGGTGATCCAGTATGCTTCCCAGGGACGCTATGAGGTGGCCGTACCTCTCTGCAAACAGGCGCTGGAGGACTTGGAGAAGACGTCGGGCCACGATCATCCGGATGTAGCCACCATGCTCAACATCTTGGCCTTAGTATATAG GGATCAGAACAAATACAAGGAGGCAGCTCACCTTCTGAACGATGCACTGTCCATTAGGGAGAAGACACTTGGCAAGGACCATCCTGCC GTTGCAGCAACCCTGAATAACCTGGCTGTTCTCTATGGCAAAAGAGGGAAATACAAGGAGGCAGAACCATTATGCAAGCGAGCACTGGAAATCCGGGAAAAGGTac TAGGCAAAGATCACCCGGATGTGGCCAAGCAGTTAAATAACTTGGCTTTACTATGCCAGAATCAGGGCAAATATGAAGAGGTAGAATATTATTACTGCCGGGCACTGCAGATCTACGAGTCTCGCCTGGGGCCTGATGACCCAAATGTGGCTAAAACAAAGAACAATCTG GCCTCCTGTTACCTGAAGCAAGCCAAATATAAGGACGCAGAAGTTCTCTACAAGGAGATCCTCACCCGTGCCCATGTGAAGGAATTCGGCTCTGTGGATG ATGAACACAAGCCTATATGGATGCATGCAGAAGAAAGGGAGGAGATGAGCAAG AGCACGCACAGAGAAAGCACCCCATATGCAGAGTATGGCGGCTGGTACAAGGCATGCAAGGTCAGCAG CCCCACAGTGAACACCACCCTGCGGAACCTGGGTGCACTCTACAGGCGTCAGGGCAAACTGGAGGCTGCAGAAACTTTGGAAGAGTGTGCAATGCGGTCCAGGAGACAG GGCATTGACCCCATTAACCAGACCAAGGTGGTAGAGATTCTGAAAGAGGGCGACGGCTCTGAGAGGCGGAGGAGCCGAGACAGCCTGGGGGGCAGCGTCAAATATGAGAGCGCCACAGATGGTAGCGAGGAA
- the KLC4 gene encoding kinesin light chain 4 isoform X7, with amino-acid sequence MTMSTMVYPREEKMDKLSQEEIISNTKLVMQGLEALKNEHNSILHSLLETIKCLKKDEEANLVHEKANLLRKSVEMIELGLGEAQVMMALSNHLNAVESEKQKLRAQVRRLCQENQWLRDELANTQQKLQRSEQTVAQLEEEKKHLEFMNQLKKYDEDVSPSEEKEGDSTKDSLDDLFPNEEEDQGQELPHPHSSAAAAAQQGGYEIPARLRTLHNLVIQYASQGRYEVAVPLCKQALEDLEKTSGHDHPDVATMLNILALVYRDQNKYKEAAHLLNDALSIREKTLGKDHPAVAATLNNLAVLYGKRGKYKEAEPLCKRALEIREKVLGKDHPDVAKQLNNLALLCQNQGKYEEVEYYYCRALQIYESRLGPDDPNVAKTKNNLASCYLKQAKYKDAEVLYKEILTRAHVKEFGSVDDEHKPIWMHAEEREEMSKSTHRESTPYAEYGGWYKACKVSSPTVNTTLRNLGALYRRQGKLEAAETLEECAMRSRRQGIDPINQTKVVEILKEGDGSERRRSRDSLGGSVKYESATDGSEEA; translated from the exons ATGACTATGTCCACAATGGTATATCCCAGAGAGGAGAAAATGGACAAGCTAAGCCAAGAGGAGATCATCTCAAACACCAAGCTTGTGATGCAGGGGCTAGAGGCCCTAAAGAATGAGCATAACTCAATCCTGCACAGCCTGCTGGAGACCATCAAGTGTCTGAAGAAGGATGAGGAAGCCAATCTAGTGCACGAGAAAGCCAACCTGCTGCGCAAATCTGTAGAGATGATTGAGCTGGGGCTTGGAGAGGCTCAG GTGATGATGGCTTTATCAAACCACCTGAATGCAGTGGAGTCTGAGAAGCAGAAATTGCGGGCCCAGGTGCGCAGGCTGTGCCAGGAGAACCAGTGGCTGCGGGACGAGCTGGCAAAcacccagcagaagctgcagCGCAGCGAGCAAACGGTGGCACAACTTGAGGAGGAAAAGAAGCATCTGGAGTTTATGAACCAGCTGAAGAAGTACGATGAGGACGTGTCCCCGTCG gaggagaaagaaggtgACTCCACCAAAGATTCCTTGGATGACTTGTTTCCAAATGAGGAAGAGGACCAGGGTCAAGAGT TGCCTCATCCacacagcagcgcagcagcagctgcccagcAAGGTGGCTACGAGATCCCGGCGCGCCTGCGCACGCTCCATAACCTGGTGATCCAGTATGCTTCCCAGGGACGCTATGAGGTGGCCGTACCTCTCTGCAAACAGGCGCTGGAGGACTTGGAGAAGACGTCGGGCCACGATCATCCGGATGTAGCCACCATGCTCAACATCTTGGCCTTAGTATATAG GGATCAGAACAAATACAAGGAGGCAGCTCACCTTCTGAACGATGCACTGTCCATTAGGGAGAAGACACTTGGCAAGGACCATCCTGCC GTTGCAGCAACCCTGAATAACCTGGCTGTTCTCTATGGCAAAAGAGGGAAATACAAGGAGGCAGAACCATTATGCAAGCGAGCACTGGAAATCCGGGAAAAGGTac TAGGCAAAGATCACCCGGATGTGGCCAAGCAGTTAAATAACTTGGCTTTACTATGCCAGAATCAGGGCAAATATGAAGAGGTAGAATATTATTACTGCCGGGCACTGCAGATCTACGAGTCTCGCCTGGGGCCTGATGACCCAAATGTGGCTAAAACAAAGAACAATCTG GCCTCCTGTTACCTGAAGCAAGCCAAATATAAGGACGCAGAAGTTCTCTACAAGGAGATCCTCACCCGTGCCCATGTGAAGGAATTCGGCTCTGTGGATG ATGAACACAAGCCTATATGGATGCATGCAGAAGAAAGGGAGGAGATGAGCAAG AGCACGCACAGAGAAAGCACCCCATATGCAGAGTATGGCGGCTGGTACAAGGCATGCAAGGTCAGCAG CCCCACAGTGAACACCACCCTGCGGAACCTGGGTGCACTCTACAGGCGTCAGGGCAAACTGGAGGCTGCAGAAACTTTGGAAGAGTGTGCAATGCGGTCCAGGAGACAG GGCATTGACCCCATTAACCAGACCAAGGTGGTAGAGATTCTGAAAGAGGGCGACGGCTCTGAGAGGCGGAGGAGCCGAGACAGCCTGGGGGGCAGCGTCAAATATGAGAGCGCCACAGATGGTAGCGAGGAA
- the KLC4 gene encoding kinesin light chain 4 isoform X5 has protein sequence MTMSTMVYPREEKMDKLSQEEIISNTKLVMQGLEALKNEHNSILHSLLETIKCLKKDEEANLVHEKANLLRKSVEMIELGLGEAQVMMALSNHLNAVESEKQKLRAQVRRLCQENQWLRDELANTQQKLQRSEQTVAQLEEEKKHLEFMNQLKKYDEDVSPSEEKEGDSTKDSLDDLFPNEEEDQGQELPHPHSSAAAAAQQGGYEIPARLRTLHNLVIQYASQGRYEVAVPLCKQALEDLEKTSGHDHPDVATMLNILALVYRDQNKYKEAAHLLNDALSIREKTLGKDHPAVAATLNNLAVLYGKRGKYKEAEPLCKRALEIREKVLGKDHPDVAKQLNNLALLCQNQGKYEEVEYYYCRALQIYESRLGPDDPNVAKTKNNLASCYLKQAKYKDAEVLYKEILTRAHVKEFGSVDDEHKPIWMHAEEREEMSKSTHRESTPYAEYGGWYKACKVSSPTVNTTLRNLGALYRRQGKLEAAETLEECAMRSRRQGIDPINQTKVVEILKEGDGSERRRSRDSLGGSVKYESATDGSEEVSMGVEWNGA, from the exons ATGACTATGTCCACAATGGTATATCCCAGAGAGGAGAAAATGGACAAGCTAAGCCAAGAGGAGATCATCTCAAACACCAAGCTTGTGATGCAGGGGCTAGAGGCCCTAAAGAATGAGCATAACTCAATCCTGCACAGCCTGCTGGAGACCATCAAGTGTCTGAAGAAGGATGAGGAAGCCAATCTAGTGCACGAGAAAGCCAACCTGCTGCGCAAATCTGTAGAGATGATTGAGCTGGGGCTTGGAGAGGCTCAG GTGATGATGGCTTTATCAAACCACCTGAATGCAGTGGAGTCTGAGAAGCAGAAATTGCGGGCCCAGGTGCGCAGGCTGTGCCAGGAGAACCAGTGGCTGCGGGACGAGCTGGCAAAcacccagcagaagctgcagCGCAGCGAGCAAACGGTGGCACAACTTGAGGAGGAAAAGAAGCATCTGGAGTTTATGAACCAGCTGAAGAAGTACGATGAGGACGTGTCCCCGTCG gaggagaaagaaggtgACTCCACCAAAGATTCCTTGGATGACTTGTTTCCAAATGAGGAAGAGGACCAGGGTCAAGAGT TGCCTCATCCacacagcagcgcagcagcagctgcccagcAAGGTGGCTACGAGATCCCGGCGCGCCTGCGCACGCTCCATAACCTGGTGATCCAGTATGCTTCCCAGGGACGCTATGAGGTGGCCGTACCTCTCTGCAAACAGGCGCTGGAGGACTTGGAGAAGACGTCGGGCCACGATCATCCGGATGTAGCCACCATGCTCAACATCTTGGCCTTAGTATATAG GGATCAGAACAAATACAAGGAGGCAGCTCACCTTCTGAACGATGCACTGTCCATTAGGGAGAAGACACTTGGCAAGGACCATCCTGCC GTTGCAGCAACCCTGAATAACCTGGCTGTTCTCTATGGCAAAAGAGGGAAATACAAGGAGGCAGAACCATTATGCAAGCGAGCACTGGAAATCCGGGAAAAGGTac TAGGCAAAGATCACCCGGATGTGGCCAAGCAGTTAAATAACTTGGCTTTACTATGCCAGAATCAGGGCAAATATGAAGAGGTAGAATATTATTACTGCCGGGCACTGCAGATCTACGAGTCTCGCCTGGGGCCTGATGACCCAAATGTGGCTAAAACAAAGAACAATCTG GCCTCCTGTTACCTGAAGCAAGCCAAATATAAGGACGCAGAAGTTCTCTACAAGGAGATCCTCACCCGTGCCCATGTGAAGGAATTCGGCTCTGTGGATG ATGAACACAAGCCTATATGGATGCATGCAGAAGAAAGGGAGGAGATGAGCAAG AGCACGCACAGAGAAAGCACCCCATATGCAGAGTATGGCGGCTGGTACAAGGCATGCAAGGTCAGCAG CCCCACAGTGAACACCACCCTGCGGAACCTGGGTGCACTCTACAGGCGTCAGGGCAAACTGGAGGCTGCAGAAACTTTGGAAGAGTGTGCAATGCGGTCCAGGAGACAG GGCATTGACCCCATTAACCAGACCAAGGTGGTAGAGATTCTGAAAGAGGGCGACGGCTCTGAGAGGCGGAGGAGCCGAGACAGCCTGGGGGGCAGCGTCAAATATGAGAGCGCCACAGATGGTAGCGAGGAAGTGAGTATGGGCGTAGAATGGAATGGG